In Phormidium yuhuli AB48, one genomic interval encodes:
- a CDS encoding carbohydrate ABC transporter permease, translating to MSPQFPNRPYPPAAKALPPESPNSSIAEANQWQGFILIFLIIGAGMMLFPLVIVLRAAFAPAGSLANLDWGGVWTAQSYREAWIRGHFWLAFANSSLVAVGVTLIQTLTAALAGYALARFQFWGRKTILVLILATLAIPFQLLVIPIFLVLKWGNLLNTYGALILPTAVSGFGIFLMRQYFLTIPVAIEQAAILDGATAGQVLRHIMIPLSRPAWVTLFLFAFIGEWNDLFKPLVFTTRPELRTVQLTLAEFQEQFTSDWAVLMAAVVISSLPVIVLFLLGQRQFVQGIAATGVKE from the coding sequence ATGTCTCCCCAATTTCCTAATCGACCTTATCCCCCGGCTGCTAAGGCTTTGCCCCCTGAGTCCCCCAACTCGTCTATTGCTGAAGCTAATCAATGGCAGGGGTTCATCTTGATTTTTTTAATCATTGGCGCCGGGATGATGCTCTTTCCCCTCGTCATTGTCCTGCGTGCGGCCTTTGCTCCTGCGGGTTCCCTGGCCAATTTAGACTGGGGAGGAGTCTGGACGGCTCAAAGTTACCGAGAAGCCTGGATACGAGGTCATTTTTGGCTGGCCTTTGCTAATTCTAGCTTGGTAGCCGTGGGGGTGACTCTGATACAAACCCTGACCGCTGCCCTGGCGGGGTATGCTCTGGCTCGATTTCAATTCTGGGGACGAAAGACCATCCTCGTTTTGATTCTAGCCACGTTGGCTATTCCCTTTCAGTTGCTGGTGATTCCCATTTTCTTGGTCCTGAAGTGGGGGAATTTACTTAATACTTATGGAGCGTTGATTCTGCCTACAGCGGTCAGTGGCTTTGGAATTTTCCTGATGCGACAGTATTTTTTGACAATTCCGGTAGCCATTGAGCAGGCGGCTATTCTGGATGGGGCCACCGCCGGGCAGGTCCTGCGCCATATTATGATTCCCCTCTCCCGTCCGGCTTGGGTGACGTTGTTTTTGTTCGCCTTTATCGGTGAGTGGAATGATTTGTTTAAACCCTTGGTGTTTACCACCCGTCCAGAATTGCGAACGGTGCAGTTAACCCTGGCGGAGTTTCAGGAACAGTTCACCAGTGACTGGGCGGTCTTGATGGCAGCGGTCGTCATTTCTTCCCTACCGGTGATTGTCCTGTTTTTGCTGGGCCAGCGTCAGTTTGTCCAGGGGATTGCAGCAACGGGGGTTAAGGAATAG
- the thrC gene encoding threonine synthase has protein sequence MSFSTANAPQPETAPQQRGWRGLINAYRPHLPVSDATPVITLHEGNTPLIPVPTIAAEIGKKVEVFVKYDGLNPTGSFKDRGMTLAISKAKEEGAKAVICASTGNTSAAAAAYAKRGGLRAFVLIPDGYVALGKLAQALVYGAEVLAINGNFDRALEIVRELGESYPVTVVNSVNPYRLEGQKTAAFEVVDALGNAPDWLCIPVGNAGNITAYWMGFCQYQQLGRCDRLPNMMGFQAAGSAPLIEGAPVKHPDTVATAIRIGNPANWEKALAVETASQGEFNAVSDEEILQAYRLLGQEGIFCEPASAASVAGLLKLRDRVPTGATIVCVLTGNGLKDPDSAIKYSSTQLRQGIEPDLERVAQAMGF, from the coding sequence CTGAGTTTTTCGACCGCCAACGCCCCTCAACCCGAAACCGCTCCACAGCAGCGAGGCTGGCGCGGTTTGATCAATGCCTACCGTCCCCACTTGCCGGTGAGCGATGCCACTCCGGTGATTACCCTCCATGAAGGGAACACCCCCCTGATTCCAGTCCCCACCATTGCCGCTGAAATCGGTAAAAAGGTGGAGGTCTTCGTCAAATACGACGGATTGAACCCCACTGGAAGCTTCAAAGACCGGGGCATGACCCTAGCCATCTCCAAAGCCAAAGAAGAAGGAGCCAAAGCCGTCATCTGCGCCAGTACCGGCAACACCTCCGCCGCCGCTGCTGCCTATGCCAAGCGAGGGGGATTACGGGCCTTTGTCCTCATCCCTGACGGCTATGTGGCTCTGGGGAAACTCGCTCAGGCTCTGGTTTACGGCGCTGAAGTCTTAGCCATTAACGGAAACTTTGACCGGGCCCTAGAAATTGTCCGGGAGTTGGGAGAAAGCTACCCCGTCACCGTCGTCAACTCGGTCAACCCCTATCGTCTGGAAGGACAAAAAACCGCTGCCTTTGAAGTGGTTGATGCCCTAGGGAATGCCCCCGACTGGCTCTGTATCCCTGTGGGCAATGCCGGTAATATCACCGCCTATTGGATGGGATTCTGTCAGTACCAACAATTAGGACGGTGCGATCGCCTCCCTAACATGATGGGCTTCCAGGCTGCCGGTTCCGCCCCCCTCATCGAAGGGGCCCCAGTCAAACATCCCGATACCGTCGCCACCGCCATTCGGATCGGCAACCCCGCCAACTGGGAAAAAGCCCTAGCGGTGGAGACAGCCAGCCAAGGGGAATTTAACGCCGTCAGCGATGAGGAAATTCTCCAGGCCTACCGTCTCCTGGGGCAGGAAGGTATTTTTTGCGAACCCGCTAGTGCCGCCTCCGTGGCTGGACTCCTCAAACTGCGCGATCGTGTCCCGACTGGGGCCACCATCGTCTGTGTCCTCACCGGCAACGGCTTAAAAGACCCCGATTCTGCCATCAAATATAGCAGTACCCAACTGCGCCAAGGCATTGAGCCAGATCTCGAACGAGTGGCCCAAGCCATGGGGTTTTAA
- a CDS encoding long-chain acyl-[acyl-carrier-protein] reductase, whose protein sequence is MFGLIGHLTNLEHAQSVARDMGYDGLADQGLDFWCAAPPQTVDHITVTSITGQTIEGRYVESCFLPEMLATRRVKAATRKIINAMAHAQKIGLDITALGGFSSIVFENFNLNQIERIRNITLDFQRFTTGNTHTAYIIARQVEQASSQLGIELSQATVAVCGATGDIGSAVCRWLDARTDVAELLLIARDRQRLEDLQGELGRGKVMGLEEALPKADIIVWVASMPKGLVIDPTTLKKPCLLVDGGYPKNLDTKVQDPGVVVLKGGIVEHALDINWRIMKLVNMDVPARQMFACFAESMLLEFEKWYTNFSWGRNQITVEKMEKIGEVSLKHGFKPLLS, encoded by the coding sequence ATGTTTGGTTTAATCGGTCACCTGACTAATTTGGAACACGCCCAGTCCGTTGCCCGGGACATGGGATATGACGGACTTGCGGATCAAGGACTTGACTTCTGGTGTGCTGCACCGCCGCAAACGGTGGATCACATCACCGTTACCAGCATCACGGGTCAAACGATTGAAGGTCGTTATGTCGAATCCTGTTTTCTGCCAGAGATGCTAGCGACGCGGCGGGTGAAGGCTGCAACCCGCAAGATTATTAACGCCATGGCTCATGCTCAGAAGATTGGCCTAGACATCACGGCGTTGGGTGGCTTTTCCTCCATTGTTTTTGAGAATTTTAATCTCAATCAAATTGAGCGGATTCGCAATATTACCCTAGATTTTCAACGGTTCACCACCGGCAACACTCACACGGCCTATATTATTGCCCGTCAGGTAGAACAAGCCAGCAGCCAGTTGGGGATTGAGTTATCTCAGGCGACGGTGGCGGTCTGTGGAGCAACGGGCGATATTGGGAGTGCGGTCTGTCGCTGGTTGGATGCTCGTACGGATGTGGCGGAGTTGTTGCTGATTGCCCGCGATCGCCAACGCTTGGAGGATCTACAAGGGGAACTGGGACGGGGTAAAGTCATGGGGCTAGAGGAGGCTCTGCCTAAAGCCGATATTATTGTCTGGGTGGCCAGTATGCCCAAGGGACTGGTGATTGATCCGACGACCCTGAAAAAACCTTGTTTACTGGTGGATGGGGGCTATCCCAAGAATCTCGATACCAAAGTGCAAGATCCCGGTGTGGTGGTTCTTAAAGGTGGCATCGTTGAACATGCCCTGGACATCAACTGGCGTATCATGAAGTTGGTCAACATGGATGTGCCAGCACGTCAGATGTTTGCCTGCTTTGCGGAGTCCATGTTGTTGGAGTTTGAGAAGTGGTACACCAATTTTTCCTGGGGACGGAACCAAATTACCGTTGAGAAGATGGAGAAAATTGGTGAAGTCTCCCTCAAACATGGGTTCAAACCCCTATTGTCCTAG
- a CDS encoding aldehyde oxygenase (deformylating) translates to MPQLEATATLDYQSDVYKDAYSRINAIVIEGEQEAFDNYIRLADMLPESQDELKSLAKMEKRHKKGFQACGRNLSVVADMEFAQEFFSKLHQNFKVASEANDVVTCLVIQSLIIECFAISAYNIYIPHADPFARKITEGVVKDEYLHLNFGEEWLKAHFEECKDRIDAANRENLPIIWEMLNAVAKDAKVLNMEKEELIEDFMIAYGEALSNIGFTTRDIMKMSSYGLRGAA, encoded by the coding sequence ATGCCGCAGTTAGAAGCGACCGCCACTCTGGATTATCAAAGCGACGTCTACAAAGACGCTTACAGCCGCATTAACGCCATTGTGATTGAAGGTGAACAGGAAGCCTTTGACAACTACATCCGCTTAGCGGACATGCTCCCAGAAAGTCAGGATGAACTCAAGTCCCTGGCGAAAATGGAGAAACGCCACAAAAAGGGCTTCCAGGCCTGTGGCCGTAACCTGAGCGTTGTCGCTGACATGGAATTTGCCCAGGAGTTTTTTAGCAAACTGCACCAGAACTTTAAGGTTGCCAGTGAGGCTAATGATGTTGTTACCTGTCTGGTCATTCAATCTCTGATCATCGAGTGCTTCGCCATTTCCGCTTACAATATTTATATTCCTCACGCGGATCCCTTTGCGCGTAAAATCACTGAAGGGGTTGTCAAGGATGAGTATCTTCATCTCAACTTTGGCGAAGAGTGGCTGAAAGCACATTTTGAAGAGTGCAAGGACCGAATTGATGCGGCCAATCGTGAGAATTTGCCCATCATTTGGGAGATGCTCAATGCTGTAGCCAAGGATGCTAAGGTCCTCAATATGGAGAAAGAGGAGCTGATTGAAGACTTCATGATTGCCTATGGGGAAGCCCTAAGCAACATTGGCTTCACCACTCGTGACATCATGAAAATGTCATCGTACGGCTTACGGGGTGCGGCTTAG